From a single Apium graveolens cultivar Ventura chromosome 2, ASM990537v1, whole genome shotgun sequence genomic region:
- the LOC141707112 gene encoding elongation factor 1-alpha, whose amino-acid sequence MGKEKVHINIVVIGHVDSGKSTTTGHLIYKLGGIDKRVIERFEKEAAEMNKRSFKYAWVLDKLKAERERGITIDIALWKFETNKYYCTVIDAPGHRDFIKNMITGTSQADCAVLIIDSTTGGFEAGISKDGQTREHALLAFTLGVKQMICCCNKMDATTPKYSKGRFDEIVKEVSSYLKKVGYNPDKIAFIPISGFEGDNMIERSTNLDWYKGPTLLEALDQINEPKRPSDKPLRLPLQDVYKIGGIGTVPVGRVETGTIKPGLVVTFGPSGLTTEVKSVEMHHEALQEALPGDNVGFNVKNVAVKDLKRGYVASNSKDDPAKEAANFTSQVIIMNHPGQIGNGYAPVLDCHTSHIAVKFSELLTKIDRRSGKELEKEPKFLKNGDAGMVKMIPTKPMVVETFSEYPPLGRFAVRDMRQTVAVGVIKSVEKKEPTGAKVTKAAAKKK is encoded by the exons ATGGGCAAGGAAAAGGTTCACATCAACATTGTTGTCATTGGCCATGTTGATTCTGGAAAGTCAACCACCACTGGTCATCTCATCTACAAGCTTGGTGGTATTGATAAGCGTGTGATTGAAAGGTTCGAGAAGGAAGCTGCTGAGATGAACAAACGTTCATTCAAGTACGCATGGGTGCTTGACAAGCTTAAGGCTGAGCGTGAACGTGGTATCACTATTGATATTGCTCTGTGGAAGTTTGAGACTAACAAGTACTACTGTACTGTCATTGATGCCCCTGGACATCGTGACTTCATCAAGAATATGATTACTGGAACTTCTCAGGCTGACTGTGCTGTCCTTATCATCGACTCAACTACTGGAGGGTTTGAAGCTGGTATCTCTAAGGATGGTCAGACTCGTGAGCATGCATTGCTTGCTTTCACACTTGGTGTGAAACAGATGATTTGCTGTTGCAATAAG ATGGATGCCACAACTCCGAAGTACTCCAAGGGTAGGTTTGATGAAATTGTGAAGGAGGTGTCTTCGTACTTGAAGAAGGTGGGATACAACCCTGACAAGATTGCATTCATTCCTATCTCTGGTTTTGAAGGCGACAACATGATTGAGAGGTCTACCAATCTTGACTGGTACAAGGGACCCACTCTCCTTGAAGCCCTTGACCAGATTAATGAGCCAAAGAGGCCCTCTGATAAGCCCCTTCGTCTTCCGCTTCAGGATGTCTACAAGATTGGAGGTATTGGAACTGTCCCTGTTGGACGTGTTGAAACTGGTACCATCAAGCCTGGTCTGGTTGTGACTTTTGGTCCCTCTGGTTTGACTACTGAAGTCAAGTCAGTTGAGATGCACCACGAGGCTCTTCAAGAGGCCCTTCCAGGTGACAACGTTGGGTTCAATGTGAAGAATGTGGCTGTTAAGGATCTCAAGCGTGGTTATGTTGCCTCAAACTCTAAGGACGATCCTGCCAAGGAGGCTGCAAACTTCACTTCTCAAGTTATCATCATGAACCACCCTGGGCAGATTGGAAATGGATATGCACCTGTGCTCGACTGCCACACTTCCCACATTGCTGTCAAGTTCTCTGAGCTCTTGACCAAGATTGATAGGAGGTCTGGTAAAGAGCTTGAGAAGGAGCCCAAGTTCTTGAAGAATGGTGATGCAGGAATGGTTAAGATGATTCCCACCAAGCCTATGGTGGTTGAAACTTTTTCCGAGTATCCTCCACTTGGCAGATTCGCTGTTAGGGACATGAGGCAGACTGTGGCGGTGGGAGTTATCAAGAGTGTGGAGAAGAAGGAGCCCACAGGAGCGAAGGTCACGAAAGCTGCTGCCAAGAAGAAGTGA